The following is a genomic window from Paenibacillus sp. FSL R5-0766.
GCAATACGTCTACCAAAACGACAGTGAAGGATTTTCGTGGTCGTGATGTAGAAGTAATGTATGTGAAGGGAAGCGGCTCTGACCTCGGTTCCATGGAAGCAAAACATTTTACCGGACTTGGGCTTGAAGACATTCGACCATTAATTGAACGTGAATCCATGTCGGATGAAGAGATGGTTGAATATCTGGGACATTGCATGATTGATGCCAAACACCCGCGTGCCTCCATCGAGACTCTGCTGCATGCGTTCCTTCCATATAAACATGTGGATCATACGCACCCGGATGCCATTATCAGCCTGTGTTGTGCGGATAACGGCAAGGAATTAGCGAAAGAGATCTACGGTGATCGTTTTGTATGGGTGCCTTACGTACGTCCAGGTTTTACGTTATCTAAAATGATTGCTGAAAGCGTATTCTCGAATCCCAATGCCGAACTCGTACTGATGGAAAAACACGGACTTGTCACTTGGGGAGAAACATCCGAGGAATGTTACGCTCAGACCATCAAAATTATCAATGAAGCAGAAGCATTCATCGAAGCACGGGTGGACGAAGGAAGTTTGTTCGGTGGTGTGAAACACCCGGCACTTGCCGCTGATGTTCGTCGTCAGATCGTATCACGCGTGATGCCAACGATTCGTGGAGCGGTATCCGATAGCAAAAAAATGATTTTGTCCTTTGATGATCAAGAGGACGTACTTGCTTTTGTGGGCGGAGCAGATTCCCCGGAATTGTCTCAGGTGGGCGCAGCTTGCCCGGATCATCTGGTACATACCAAAGTGGTACCTCTGTTCATTGATTGGACACCAGATGCCGAAGATATCGAAGGCTTAAAAGCCAAGCTGGTGGAAGGTGTGGCTGCCTACAAAGAGCAATATCAGCAGTATTTTGAGAGCAACAAAAACGAAGGTGATGTCATGTTCGAAGCAGCACCTCGCGTAATCCTCATTCCAGGTGTGGGCATGATCAACACAGGTAAGAGCTGGGCGCTTTCCCAAGTAAGCGGAGCGTTGTATCACAGAGCGATTGCCGTTATGCGTGGAGCTACTAGCCTGGGTCAATTCGTATCACTCAGTGCAAATGAATCTTACAATGTGGAGTACTGGCCGTTGGAATTGTACAAATTGTCACTGGCTCCGGCAGAAACCGAATTCTCCCGCAAAGTGGCGTTTATCACAGGTGGAGCAGGCGGGATCGGAAGTGAAACAGCACGTAGATTGGTATCAGAAGGCGCACATGTGGTGCTTGCTGATCTCAACCTGGAGGGCGCACAGAAGGTAGCGCAGGAAATCAATGATCAGTACGGTGCAAATCGTGCTTATGCGCTGAAAATGGACGTAACCGATGAGGAAGCCGTTCAATCTGCGTATGCAGATGTTGCAGTGCAATATGGCGGAGTGGATATCATCGTGAACAATGCCGGATTGGCGACATCCAGCCCATTTGACGAAACGTCCCTGAAGGAATGGAACCTGAACATGAATGTACTGGGTACAGGGTATTTCCTCGTGGCTCGTGAAGCGTTCAAGCTGATGAAACAGCAGGGTATTGGTGGAAGCATGGTATTTATCGGGTCCAAGAACTCGGTGTATGCAGGTAAAAGCGCCTCGGCTTACAGCTCAGCGAAAGCGCTGGAAGCACATCTGGCACGTTGTATTGCAGCAGAAGGTGGAGAGTATGGCATTCGTGTCAACACGATTCTTCCAGATGCCATTCTACAGGGTTCAGCGATCTGGAACGGTTCCTGGAGAAACGAACGTGCAGCGGCATATGGGATTGAACCGGATCAATTGGAAGAGTATTATCGCAAACGGACGACATTGCTCGTGAATATCTATCCAAGAGATATTGCGGAAGGAATTGCATTCTTTGCTTCTTCGAAATCCGAAAAAACAACCGGTTGTATGATGACCATTGATGGCGGTGTACCGGCAGCATTTACACGTTAAAATAGGAGGGTTCTTGCGGATGGATAACCAAGTCAAGCAAGCGTATGAAGCAGCCAAGGCATTGTATGCCCAGCACGGAATTGATACGGACGAGGTACTGAACAAACTCGCGGAGATCAAAGTTTCCGTACACTGCTGGCAAGGCGACGATGTCAAAGGATTTCTGAATAAAGATGGGGAGTTAACAGGTGGTATTTCCGTTACAGGTCAATATCCGGGCGCTGCGACAACCCCGGCAGAACTTCGTAACGATCTGGAGCAAGCTTTTGCTCTGATTCCCGGCAAACATAAGGTCAATCTGCACGCGATCTACACGGATACAGACGAGCAGGTTGAACTGGATCAGATTGAGCCAAAGCATTATGAGAACTGGGTGAAGTGGGCCAAAGAACAAGGACTCGGTCTGGACTTCAACCCAACATGCTTTTCCCATGAAAAATCAAGTGACGGGTTCACGCTCAGTCATCCAGACCCTGAGATTCGCAAGTTCTGGATTGATCACTGCAAGGCATCCCGCCGGATTGGTGCTTATTTCGGGGAACAGCTTGGTCAGACTTGTGTAACCAATGTATGGGTCCCGGATGGATTCAAGGATAATCCAGTTGACCGGTTGACACCACGTAAACGTCTCAAAGAATCGCTGGATGAAGTATTTGGCGAACCACTTAACCCAGAGCACAACTTAGACGCGGTAGAGAGTAAGCTGTTTGGTCTGGGTTCAGAAGCATATGTGGTGGGTTCTCATGAGTTCTATATGGGTTACGGTTTGCAAAATGATACGTTGATCTGTCTTGATGCGGGTCATTTCCATCCAACAGAGGTTATTTCCAATAAACTGTCTTCCTTGTCATTGTTTACAAGTGGCATTCTGCTTCACGTAAGCCGCCCGATGCGTTGGGATAGTGACCATGTGGTAATTATGGACGATGAGCTGCTGGAAATTGCCCGTGAACTGGTTCGACATGATCTGCTTGCGACCACACATATTGGACTGGATTTCTTTGATGCAAGTATTAACCGTGTAGCTGCATGGGTTGTGGGTACTCGCAACACGATCAAAGCCCTTCTCCGAGCGATGCTCGAACCGGTGGAAGCTTTGAAACAAGCCGAGTTGGAAGGGGATTACACGTTGCGCCTTGCCTTAACGGAAGAGTTCAAATCCTATCCGTTTGGCGCGATCTGGGACTACTATTGTGCTCAGCAAGGCGTTCCAGTTCGTGAAAAGTGGATCACCGATATCAAATCCTATGAACAAGACGTATTACTACAGCGTGATAAATCATTGGTGTAACTGTATTTAAGTTTCGTATAAACCACTATGGAATGAAAATTCCGTGGTGGTTTTTTTTGCATAATCACATTGAAATGCATAAGTAAGGCGATTGCTTCCATACTAGGAATATGGATCTGTATCGTATACGATTGCCACGCAGAGGAGGAATAATGGAGTTGAATCTATCCCACAACAAACTGTATATCGCTGCACTTGGCGGCGTGAATGAAATAGGGAAGAATATGTATTTCATCCAGTACAATCAGGACATCATCGTGATTGACTGTGGTTCGAAGTTTCCCGATGAGACATTGCCTGGTATTGATCTAATCATTCCGGATGTAGCGTATCTGCTGGACAATCTGGATAAAGTAAGGGGTCTTGTGGTTACCCATGGACATGAAGATCACATTGGTGGCATTCCCTATTTGTTAAAACAAATGAACATCCCGGTGTATGCCTCCAGGCTCACTCGTGGGCTGATCGAACTAAAACTGAAGGAGCATGGGCTGCTGCGCAAGGCGGATCTGCATACGATCGATGCTCACTCCAGCATTACGCTGGGAGGAATCGAGGTTTCCTTTTTCGCAACCAGCCATAGTATACCGGATTGTCTTGGTATCTTTTTTCAGACCCCAGCAGGCAATGTTGTGCATACCGGAGATTTCAAATTTGATATGTCGCCTGTACATGGACCTTTCCCAGATCTGCACCGTATGGCCGAGATTGGCAAACAGGGTGTCCATATTTTGCTCTCCGAGAGTACCAATGCAGAAAGACCCGGATTTACACCTTCCGAGCGTGTTGTGGGAGACCACATTCTGGATGCCTTTATCCGTGCAAAACAAAAAGTATTCATCTCGACCTTTGCGTCGAATGTCAGCAGGGTACAGCAGATTGTGAATGCAGCATTCGAGACGGGCCGCAAACTGGCACTGTTGGGCAGAAGTATGGTGAATGTGGTATCGGTGGCCAGTGAATTGGGGTATTTGCAAGTTCCTGACGGATTGCTGATTGAAGCTATCGATTCGGATCAGTTTCCACCTGAACAAGTTGTTGTATTATGCACTGGTAGCCAGGGTGAAGCGATGGCAGCATTGTCACGTTTGGCATCCGGTAAACATCCTCACGTAAGAATAAACGCAGGGGACACGGTCATTATTGCTGCCGGTGCCATTCCGGGTAATGAACGGAATCTTGCACATGTAATTGATAACCTGTATGTTCTCGGAGCACGTGTGATATATGGTTCAAGTGGTGCTGCTGGGATGCATGTATCCGGGCACGGCAGTCAGGAAGAACTCAAATTGATGCTTACCCTGATGAAACCGGATTATCTGATTCCGATCCACGGTGAATTTCGCATGTTGTATCAACACAGACTGCTTGCTGAATCCGTAGGCATAGAACGTGATCATGTGTTTATCGTGAATAATGGGGATATGGTCCAGTACAAAGACGGCATTGCTTCGCTGGGTCCAAAAATTGCATCAGGAAATAGTCTCGTAGACGGTCTGATCATGGGTGATGTCGGCAATATTGTACTTCGCGACCGCAGGCAACTGTCCTCCGATGGCATGCTGGTGATCGTAACCACATTGAGCAAAACGGAGAAACAAATGGTTGCCTCACCCGAAATCATCTCCAGAGGGTTTGTATTTGTTAAGGATTCGGAAGAATTCATGCATGAGATCCATGAGCTTGTTCTAAACCGGATGGATGAGTTGACCGGGGCTGGGGTGAATCAGTGGAATGTGATCAAAAGAAAGCTGAAAGACGAGATCGGTCACTATATTTACGCGCAAACAAAGAGAAGACCTATGATCTTGCCAATTATTATTGAGGTCTGAGTCAGCAGGGATAGGGATTATCCTTGCCTTAATGGTCTGTGCAAACGTGTATATGGAAGCTTAACAGCCTGATGAATGTGGATCATACTTCGGTATGAACGTCACATTGCCATCGGGCTTTTGCTATTACATCGGGAATGTACAATAGATGTACGATAAATGGAGTTGAATCAAATTCGCCATGGGTTTGCGATTCGAAGTATAATATAAGGTAAACTAGCTAATGAAAATAAGAGGAGTCTTTATGAATAAAACGATTTCTGATATCGCTCAGATGGCAGGCGTGGCAAAAAGCACGGTCTCTCGCTTCCTGAACGGCGGATCGGTTAGTGAAGATACACGCCAGAAGATTGAGCGCATCATCAAACAATACAATTATGTTCCCAACACATTTGCACAGAGTCTGAAGGCTAAGAAGACCAGTATTATCGGTACGGTAGTGCCGCGACTGGATTCTTTTGCAACATCACAGACATTGATCGGAATTGATGAAGAACTGCGGAGTAATCAGTATCAGATGCTGATCGCAAATACAAGTCAGGACATGCAACGCGAGATTGATGCCATCTATGATTTTGCACGACAGAAGGTATCGGGTATTATTCTGTTGGCTGCTGAAGTGACTGAAGCACATCTGAAAGCAGTGGAGGACATACGTATCCCCGTGTTGTTGGTGGGGCAGCAGCATGAGCAACTACATAGTCTGGTTCACAATGATGACCAGGCAGGTTATGAGATGGGCAGATATGTCGTCGAACAGGGTCATCGCAAGATCGTGTATATCGGAGTTAGCGAGAAGGATCGGGCGGTAGGGATCTATCGTAAACAAGGATTCCAGCGAGCAATCGCCGAGTGTGGTGGATGTGATGTGAAGTATTATGAGACAAGCTTCAAGATGTCGGAAGCCATCATTACCGCTGAAGCCATTCTGAAAGAAATCACACCAACGATCATTGTCGGGGCTACGGATAATATTGCACTGGGTGTGATGAAGATTGCGTTCTCCAATAAAATCCGCATACCGCAAGATTTGTCTGTTACCGGATTTGGCGGATACGATATTACGGAGATGATTCACCCCACGCTGACGACTGTGAAATATCATTATTTGCAGGCGGGCAAAGTAGCGGCTAATCACATTATTCGTCTGGTCAAAGGCGAGTCGGTGGAGGAACGAACAACACTGGACGTAGAACTAATTCCTCGAGAAAGCGTTGACAAATTATAAAAACATCCTTTATGATAATTCCATCGAACCGGTTCCACTATGAGTATCCAATGCGGATTTGCGAACACGGGCAGGCACTAATGCCATATGGAATTATTTTTTTTGCATTCAACGGAACCGGTTCCTATATTTGATTTTCGTATAAGTTAAATAAGAAATAAACATTTACGGAGAGGGCAGAAAAAATCTGAAGAAACGTAGTGTTCGCCTTTAGCACCGGATTTCACCCTTTAGAAAAGGGATCAGGAAATCTGGGGATAACAGCGATCGGAGGATTGTTCTGCCATCGTAGTCCCAGTGTGAAATTTCTTGGTCTAACTTATATAAGCAAGAATGGAGAACAGCTATGAAAATGACTAGAGAGCAACGCTACAGACGAATTGAGCAAGCGGAGCCTGGAGAGATTGCGAAGCTTGAAGCACAGATATCCGTATGTCCTTGGCGACAGAGTTATCACATTCAGCCGATAACAGGTCTGCTTAATGATCCTAACGGCTTTGCATATTATCAAGGCTATTATCATCTGTTCTATCAGTGGTTTCCACTTGGGACAGAACATGGCATGAAATACTGGTATCATACCCGCTCGAAGAATCTGGTGAACTGGGAAAATGTCGGGATTGGAATCGAACCGGGTGGCAGGTATGACTCACACGGAGCTTATTCCGGTAGCGCGATTGAAAAAGACGGCAAGCTGCACTTGCTGTACACGGGCAATACGAGGGATGAGGCTTGGGTCAGACATCCGTATCAATGCTTGGCAGTTATGGATGAAAGCGGTTCAGTATCCAAACTGAATGATCCAGTGATCTCATCTGTGCCAGACGGATACACGGAACACTTCAGAGATCCCAAGGTGTGGCAACAAGGAGACACGTATTATGGTGTAATTGGTGCGCAGAGAACAGACGAGACGGGATGTACGGTGCTGTATCGCTCCATTGATCTGAGAAACTGGGAGTTTCTTGGTGAAATTCGTACGCAATTAACCTCCTTTGGTTACATGTGGGAATGCCCGGATTATATGGAGATGGACGGGAAAGGTGTGCTTGTCTTTTCCCCACAAGGAATAGACGCTGCGGGAGATCATTATCAGAATATTTTTCAATCCGGTTATCTGATCGGTGAGCCGCTCAATCTACAGACAAGAGAGTTCAATCATGGTGAATTTCAGGAGTTGGATCGTGGATTCGACTTCTATGCTCCGCAGACGATGCTGGCTCCGGACGGAAGACGTATTCTGGTTGGATGGATGGGACTTCCCGATCTGGAATATCCGACAGACGATAGTGGCTGGGCTCATTGTCTGACCATTCCTCGGCAATTGTCACTCCGAGACAGCAAGTTAATCCAGTTACCTGTTACAGAGATGATGCAATTGCGTCTGCAAGAGGAAGGGACTCATATTCGCGCAACGATTAACAATGAAAGCCGATCTTTCACTGGTTTTAATGGGATTACCTATGAACTGATATGTGAGATAAGCAATGTAGAAGCAGAGGTTGTAGGCATCGAATTCCGGGCAAATGGAACTGAAAAGACGGTGATTCTGTATGATCGGATTCAGCAGAAAGTTGTCTTGGATCGGACGATGTCTGGTGCCAAGTTGGCAGAACAGAACGGAGTTGTACGACAGTGCACACTTACTGCGGAAGTGATTAAGTTCCATCTGTTCATAGATGCATCTTCCGTCGAGATCTTTGTGAACGATGGGGAAGAGGTCTTTACCAGCCGCATTTTCCCAAACCGGGACAGCGTGGACATTCGTTTTTTTGCACACGGCGGCAAAGCTGATTTTGAAGCAACAAAATGGCGTTTTTAAGTATTACGTGAGAGGAATGAGACAACATGTCGGAGAATCAACGCATTGCCCAGGAAGTCATTCATGCCATCGGGGGCAAAGAGAATATCGCATCATTTGCACATTGTGCAACACGTCTTCGCATCATGGTGAAAGATAAAGAAAAGATTGATCAGAAAACGGTCGAGAACATCGAGAAGGTGAAAGGAGCTTTTTTCAACTCAGGTCAATACCAGATTATCTTTGGTACGGGAACAGTGAATCGAATCTTTGAAGAGGTTGAGAAGCTGGGAATCGAAGGAACGTCCAAGGATGATGTGAAGAGCCAGGGGAAAAAAGAAGGAAATGCTTTTCAACGGGCGATCCGCACGTTTGGTGACGTATTTGTACCCATCATTCCCGTTCTGGTAGCTACAGGACTGTTCATGGGATTGCGCGGATTACTTACCCAGAATGAAATTCTGGCGTTATTCGGTGCAACACCGGATGATATCTCGGCCAATTTCCTGTTGTTCACTCAAATCCTGACGGATACGGCCTTTGCATTCCTGCCTGCGCTTGTAGCGTGGTCTGCGTTCCGTGTATTCGGCGGAAGTCCGGTACTAGGTATTGTACTGGGGCTAATGCTGGTCAATCCCGCATTACCCAATGCTTACGCGGTGGCAGATGGATCAGCACAGCCGCTGCATATGTTCGGTTTTATACCTGTCGTGGGTTATCAAGGATCGGTTCTGCCTGCGTTCTTTGTAGGTTTGATTGGAGCCAAGTTTGAAAAGGTATTAAGAAGACGGGTACCAGAGGCATTGGATTTAATTCTGACTCCTTTTATTACGTTGACAGTCATGATTACGCTTGGCCTTTTCGCCATTGGTCCCGTATTCCATTCCCTAGAAGAGTGGGTGCTGCATGGAACAACTGCTGTATTGGATCTTCCGTTTGGCATCGCAGGTATTATCATTGGATTCTTCCATCAGATTATTGTTGTTACCGGTGTACATCACATCTTTAATTTCCTGGAGATTCAGCTACTGGAGAAAACGGGATTCAATCCGTTCAACGCCATCATTACCTGTGCCATGGCAGCACAAGGAGCGGCTTGTCTCGCAGTTGGTCTGAAGACCAAAAATATGAAACTCAAAGCACTCGCATTACCTTCTTCCTTGTCCGCATTTCTGGGCATTACCGAGCCAGCCATCTTCGGAGTTAACTTGCGTTATATGAAACCATTTATTATGGGACTGGTTGGTGGTGGTGTAGGTGGTTTCATCGCTTCCTTGTTCCATCTGCAAGGTACAGGTATGGCTGTAACGGTTATTCCAGGAACATTGCTTTATCTGAACAGCCAACTGCCGTTGTATATCTTGTCCAACGTGGTTGCCATGGCGATTGCATTTGCACTTACCTGGTTCTTCGGATATAAGGATCAACCGGTTGCAGAAGAAGCGGTGAGCCATGAAAACAGTGGAGTAACATCAACTGAAGTTAAAGCAGAGCAATCTAATCCGCATATTAATTCAGTTACGGATGCCGTTACAAGCAATCGTCCTAAGGTAGAACTGCTCGAAATAGCTTCGCCGATGAATGGTACCGTCGTTGCTCTGGAGCAGGTTCCTGACCCGGCGTTCTCGGAAAAACACATGGGTGAGGGTATCGCCATTGAGCCATCAGAAGGCAAAGTGTATGCACCGTTTGATGGTGTCATCGCACATGTCATGAACAAGAGTAAACATGCGGTGATTCTGGAGCATGAGACAGGTGTACAGATGCTGGTTCATATCGGAATTAATACGGTTGGACTGAAAGGAAACGGTTTTACCGCGCATGTGAATAGCGGAGATCGTGTAACTGCAGGACAGTTGTTGATTGAATTTGACATGGATGTCATTCAGGCTGCGGGTCTGCCAGTGATTACACCTGTGCTGATTCCGAGCGGGAATGAAACCATAGCAACGGTTACAGCAACCTCAACCGGTCGTGTGCAAGCCAATGGGGAAGTGGTACTTGTAGTGAAATTTACTGAGCCACAATAGAGGCGTGTGAAGTGGGAAGCGGGGAGAGATTCATCTCACCCGTTTCCCTTTTTTGTGTACAATCGTATGAAATTAAAGAAACAGATCATCGGTGATCTGAGTAATCCAAGTGAGTTAGCACGCAAGAGAGCACCATTTTACAGTTATCCAATCGACGCCCTATGAATAAACAAATGGCAATCGTCGGCCTACAGACCAGCATGCCGTTTCAGTCGCTCTGCAATCTGCATTAGATCTTCCGCGGATATCCCTGGCGCAAATTCTTCCGGCAGATCAGGCAGCTCAGGTACCGGCCCTCCATAACCCGGCAAGCCGGCAAAAGCCTCCAGTTTACCGCCATCGGTTGGGTGTGTCCCTTTCCAGATCTGTGCAATGCCCTGATAATCCTTGTCGCTGAACGTGTACAGCCTGCGATGTTCTCCCATCGCTTCCCACTTACGTGTCGTTTCAAAAGCTTTGTTATCCAGTCGTGGAATAGGGAACATCTTCGTTACATCCACACCCGTTGCAATTTCCAGTGCCTTGGCATACGCAAGAACGTGCACACCGCCGCGTACAAGCAAGTATCCTGTCATTTCTCGGGCTGTTTTGTTGTCGGTCATTTCGTAGACTCTCATTTTGTGGGTCCTGGCTCCGCACTCAAGAAAGAAATTATGCAGCAGATCGAAGATCAGATTGCCACTGCTCACAACATATGAACCATTCCAGGGTCTTCCCATGGAGTCATACGGGAGCGCTGTCTGAGCCGATTCGATAAAATGTGAAGTCATCCGTGCGTCTTTGCCTACACGTAGCGGGGTAGAGTCCGGGGCGCCTGGTGAAGTTGAACCTTCAAGCATGAGGTTAATCGTATTGGCGACAAGTTCGACATGGCCGAATTCCTCCGCGGTAATACTTGCAACAATGTCATAAAATGGACGCAGCTTGGATCTGCCTCTGAAATTGAATGACTGAAACATATAATTGTTCAATGTTGACATTTCCCCGAACTTTCCACCCAACAACTCCTGAACTGCACTAGCTCCATTAGGATCCGGATTATTGGATATGGGTAATTCGATGGCAAGACGGTCTACACGCTTAAACATGACATTTCCCCCTCAGTCCTAGTTATTGTAAAAGTATGAAGGGTTACTTGTACGTTATTCGGTCGTTGGTGAAACAAAAAAACGTTCTGCCAGAGCTTAAAGCTCTGAACAGAACGTTAGATGAGTTCTTATTTGGAAGTTACGCCAACAACGCTTGTTCCATTTTTCGTGATTTTGTACGTCAGCACATCTCCGTTCCAGAAATGGAACTTAAGCGTGACTTCGCCATCATTGGTTTCATTGAAGAAGTTAGGTTTCAGTTCAATCACATTACGTTCGTAATCTGGGCTAAATGTGTAGGAGAATTCTTTGAATGGAGTCCAGTTCTGTGGGCCGGCGTTCTCTCCGTTTGCATATGTTGCTTCCATCGTGGCGAGCTGATTGCCGTTAAACGTAGTCGGAATGGCAAATGCACTGGTTGTACCAGTTGCGTCGTTCAGCTTAGGTGTGTCATATTTAATGATATTAAAGTTCCAGTCAGCACCTTCATTGAATCCAGCCGTGAGTGTGGCATTTACGCCCAAATCACCAGAGGCTGTCAATTTGGTTAACAGATTGGATTTTAACGTAAGTACATCTTTTTTGATCGTATAGTCTTTACCTCTTACAAGAGGGGTAGTGCCATTTTTCAACGAATTGAATTTGTTCCCATTCAGATTGAGCTTTACCTTTTTATCTTGAATGGCTTCATTTTGTTTAAGATATACGAGGTCCGTTTCGGCTGTGGATGAGCGACCTGTCCAGCTGGCTTTCATGGTATCGAAAAGTTCCTGATCAGACCAAGTAAAACTTGTGCGACCGAAGTGTTGTCCGTTATCCCACAACATCGTTGTCATCTGTTTTTGACGCAGATATTGTCCAACAAATTCGAAGAATTTCAGTTTTTCGCCTTGCTCAATGACACCTGTGTGCTGGTCAAAACCAAGCAAGCCATACTCACCGACGATAACCGGAATGCCTTTCGCTGTAAAAGCATTGTATACTCGATCAAATGTGTCGGTAACGTCTTTTTGTACTTCCTCGTTATACTTGGTGTAACCTGCGATGTTCACACTGAATGGCCAGAACCCGTAGTAGTGAACGGTTGCAATAATATTGGTGTCATTCAATTTTTGAATGGTCTTATTCAGTTCATCCAGATCAGGTTGAGCGGAAGAGGTATGCATCGTTGGAAGCACAAGTGGACGTGTCTCGTTGTTTCCACCCGAAGTTCTTACGATCTTGTGAAAAGAAGTATTCAACTCGTCCAGCATGCGATATCCAATCGCTGCATCCGTTGTGCCGCCTTCGGAGAAACGTGGTTCGTTAACACTTTCAAACATGAGTTTATCGGATGCATCTTTGAATTTGTCCGCAATCTGAGTCCAAGCAGCGTTGTAACGTGCAAGCACGTTGTCATGGTCTTTCTCCATGTAACTGATCCAACGCCAGGAATCATGGTGAAGATTGATCATGACGTAGAGATCCGCATCAAGGGCCCAGTTTACCACTTCTTGAACCCGATTCATGTAAGCGGAATCAATTGTGTAGTCGGGTGCGTCACCGATATGGGCTTCCCAGGTCACAGGGATACGGATACTGTTGTAGCCCTCAGCTGCGATCGATTGAATTAGTTCCTTTGTAATGCGCGGGTTGCCCCAGGCTGTCTCATCCTCACCAACGGCGTCCAGAGAGTTACCCAGATTCCAGCCAGGCTCCATGGCGTTTACGTAGGTCTGCATTTTGCTTGGAGCGGGTGATGCACTGGCCTGTTCGCTGTTGTCAGTTGCAGCTGAAGCCATAGCGGAGGAGAATAGAGATAGAATCATGGCAGTCACAAGCGTAAGAGAAAGGACTGATTTGCGGTTTTTTTTCATTAATATAGTCTCCTTCGAATAGAGAATGGTTAAACGTGAATAGCGGTTAAGCAGGGTGGAAATAGAGCTCAACGCAAACAAAAATTCACTTGTGTAATACTGGAATCACCACCGATTTATGTACTGAAAGCGTTTTCGTAATTTACTATATCATGATTTAATATTGGACAATACCTGCACAATTGGAATAAAAATCATGTAAAAATCAGTGATTTTGTCATATTGATAGATTGTGTAGTAAGCGTTTA
Proteins encoded in this region:
- a CDS encoding manganese catalase family protein, whose protein sequence is MFKRVDRLAIELPISNNPDPNGASAVQELLGGKFGEMSTLNNYMFQSFNFRGRSKLRPFYDIVASITAEEFGHVELVANTINLMLEGSTSPGAPDSTPLRVGKDARMTSHFIESAQTALPYDSMGRPWNGSYVVSSGNLIFDLLHNFFLECGARTHKMRVYEMTDNKTAREMTGYLLVRGGVHVLAYAKALEIATGVDVTKMFPIPRLDNKAFETTRKWEAMGEHRRLYTFSDKDYQGIAQIWKGTHPTDGGKLEAFAGLPGYGGPVPELPDLPEEFAPGISAEDLMQIAERLKRHAGL
- a CDS encoding cellulase family glycosylhydrolase; translation: MKKNRKSVLSLTLVTAMILSLFSSAMASAATDNSEQASASPAPSKMQTYVNAMEPGWNLGNSLDAVGEDETAWGNPRITKELIQSIAAEGYNSIRIPVTWEAHIGDAPDYTIDSAYMNRVQEVVNWALDADLYVMINLHHDSWRWISYMEKDHDNVLARYNAAWTQIADKFKDASDKLMFESVNEPRFSEGGTTDAAIGYRMLDELNTSFHKIVRTSGGNNETRPLVLPTMHTSSAQPDLDELNKTIQKLNDTNIIATVHYYGFWPFSVNIAGYTKYNEEVQKDVTDTFDRVYNAFTAKGIPVIVGEYGLLGFDQHTGVIEQGEKLKFFEFVGQYLRQKQMTTMLWDNGQHFGRTSFTWSDQELFDTMKASWTGRSSTAETDLVYLKQNEAIQDKKVKLNLNGNKFNSLKNGTTPLVRGKDYTIKKDVLTLKSNLLTKLTASGDLGVNATLTAGFNEGADWNFNIIKYDTPKLNDATGTTSAFAIPTTFNGNQLATMEATYANGENAGPQNWTPFKEFSYTFSPDYERNVIELKPNFFNETNDGEVTLKFHFWNGDVLTYKITKNGTSVVGVTSK
- a CDS encoding sucrose-specific PTS transporter subunit IIBC is translated as MSENQRIAQEVIHAIGGKENIASFAHCATRLRIMVKDKEKIDQKTVENIEKVKGAFFNSGQYQIIFGTGTVNRIFEEVEKLGIEGTSKDDVKSQGKKEGNAFQRAIRTFGDVFVPIIPVLVATGLFMGLRGLLTQNEILALFGATPDDISANFLLFTQILTDTAFAFLPALVAWSAFRVFGGSPVLGIVLGLMLVNPALPNAYAVADGSAQPLHMFGFIPVVGYQGSVLPAFFVGLIGAKFEKVLRRRVPEALDLILTPFITLTVMITLGLFAIGPVFHSLEEWVLHGTTAVLDLPFGIAGIIIGFFHQIIVVTGVHHIFNFLEIQLLEKTGFNPFNAIITCAMAAQGAACLAVGLKTKNMKLKALALPSSLSAFLGITEPAIFGVNLRYMKPFIMGLVGGGVGGFIASLFHLQGTGMAVTVIPGTLLYLNSQLPLYILSNVVAMAIAFALTWFFGYKDQPVAEEAVSHENSGVTSTEVKAEQSNPHINSVTDAVTSNRPKVELLEIASPMNGTVVALEQVPDPAFSEKHMGEGIAIEPSEGKVYAPFDGVIAHVMNKSKHAVILEHETGVQMLVHIGINTVGLKGNGFTAHVNSGDRVTAGQLLIEFDMDVIQAAGLPVITPVLIPSGNETIATVTATSTGRVQANGEVVLVVKFTEPQ